The following proteins are encoded in a genomic region of Mycoplasmopsis columbinasalis:
- the rplQ gene encoding 50S ribosomal protein L17, giving the protein MANPTQIYSRNTKWRRGVMRTLTSELIKHGRITTTLTRAKELRRHVERMITKAKNPTLANRRLAAAYLRPTLVSEKENVLQHLFKTVAPRYKERKGGYTRIYKLASRRGDNTRMAIIELV; this is encoded by the coding sequence ATGGCAAACCCAACACAAATTTACAGTCGTAATACTAAGTGAAGAAGAGGTGTAATGCGCACTCTTACTTCAGAACTTATCAAGCATGGTCGCATTACTACTACTTTAACTCGTGCTAAAGAACTACGTAGACATGTAGAAAGAATGATTACCAAAGCCAAAAACCCTACTTTAGCAAATCGCCGTTTAGCAGCTGCTTACCTTAGACCAACTTTAGTTAGCGAAAAAGAAAATGTGTTACAACACTTATTTAAAACAGTAGCTCCTCGCTACAAAGAACGTAAGGGTGGTTACACACGTATCTACAAATTAGCTTCGCGTCGTGGCGACAATACTCGTATGGCAATTATTGAATTAGTTTAG
- a CDS encoding DNA-directed RNA polymerase subunit alpha: MEKMNKLTYEQIKDSQSQNKNVATFSLKPLERGFANTLGVPLRRVLLSSITALAVFAVKIEGVNHEFQTIPGVEEDVVRLILNLRKIKFQYDPSLVNDDEIIKVTLTSPNTGEITSRNLEVNNLNIEIINKSEKIATVTKANALTLEMFLRPGRGFVPADDNKKIIAQSNFLARANSSIKSGAFIPTDSNFSPIQKVNYEVLQLNTSSPKIEEELRFTIESNGAIDPKFAIQQACEILIGHFQVIGSVDDLKVEIFLEEKEVKAKEEENDIDISQLQLSVRSLNALRRIGKTKLSEIADMTQEQLEQTKNLGRKSIDEIINILKENGRDLRKGEE; this comes from the coding sequence ATGGAAAAAATGAACAAATTGACTTATGAACAAATTAAAGATTCACAAAGTCAAAACAAAAACGTTGCCACTTTTAGTTTAAAACCTTTAGAAAGAGGTTTTGCTAATACGCTTGGTGTGCCCTTGCGGAGAGTGTTATTATCTTCAATTACTGCTCTTGCAGTGTTTGCAGTTAAAATTGAAGGTGTTAACCATGAATTCCAAACCATCCCTGGCGTGGAAGAAGATGTGGTACGTTTGATCTTAAACTTACGCAAAATTAAATTCCAATACGACCCAAGTTTAGTTAATGACGATGAAATTATCAAAGTGACTTTAACTTCACCAAATACTGGCGAAATTACTTCACGTAACCTTGAGGTAAACAACTTAAACATTGAAATCATCAACAAAAGTGAGAAAATTGCCACTGTGACCAAGGCGAATGCACTCACACTCGAAATGTTCTTACGTCCAGGCCGTGGTTTTGTACCTGCTGACGACAACAAAAAAATTATTGCCCAGTCAAACTTTTTGGCTCGTGCAAACTCAAGTATTAAGTCAGGTGCTTTCATTCCAACTGACTCAAACTTTTCACCAATTCAAAAAGTAAACTATGAAGTGTTACAACTTAACACTTCAAGTCCCAAAATTGAAGAAGAATTGCGTTTTACCATCGAAAGTAATGGCGCCATTGATCCTAAATTTGCCATTCAACAAGCTTGTGAAATCTTGATTGGTCACTTTCAGGTAATTGGTTCTGTTGATGATCTCAAAGTAGAAATTTTCCTTGAAGAAAAAGAAGTTAAAGCCAAAGAAGAAGAAAACGACATTGATATTTCTCAACTACAGTTATCAGTTCGTTCATTGAATGCACTAAGAAGAATTGGCAAAACCAAACTTTCTGAAATTGCAGATATGACACAAGAACAACTCGAACAAACTAAAAACTTAGGGCGTAAATCAATTGATGAAATTATTAACATACTTAAAGAAAACGGTCGTGATCTAAGAAAAGGAGAAGAATAA
- the rpsK gene encoding 30S ribosomal protein S11 has translation MARKTKKKNITNGIAHIHSTNQNTIVTFTDEAGNVISWSSSGAIGYKGSKKKTPYAASLAAQAAAEAAKEHGLKTVKVRLKGLGAGKDSARKQIEVAGITVTEIKDVTPVPHNGTRPPKRVLKREKQR, from the coding sequence ATGGCTAGAAAAACTAAAAAGAAAAATATCACTAATGGTATTGCTCACATTCACTCAACCAACCAAAATACTATTGTAACCTTTACAGACGAAGCTGGTAATGTTATTTCATGAAGTTCATCAGGTGCAATTGGCTACAAAGGTTCTAAGAAAAAAACTCCTTATGCTGCCTCACTAGCTGCGCAAGCTGCTGCTGAAGCTGCCAAGGAACACGGTTTAAAAACAGTTAAAGTTAGACTTAAAGGTTTAGGTGCAGGAAAAGATTCAGCGCGTAAACAAATTGAAGTTGCAGGTATTACAGTTACTGAAATTAAAGATGTTACTCCAGTTCCACACAATGGAACCAGACCTCCAAAACGTGTTCTTAAGCGTGAAAAACAAAGATAA
- the rpsM gene encoding 30S ribosomal protein S13: MARVLNIEIPNNKRIVISLTYIKGIGKPTAQEICAKAKVDESIRAKDLTEEQLSAIREAAKDYLTEGDLNREVTLNIKRLMEIKCYRGIRHRKGLPVRGQCTQKNARTRKGPRKTVAGKKGK; this comes from the coding sequence ATGGCTAGAGTTCTAAATATTGAAATCCCAAACAATAAACGTATTGTTATTTCACTTACCTATATCAAAGGTATTGGAAAGCCAACTGCACAAGAAATTTGTGCTAAAGCGAAAGTAGATGAAAGTATTCGTGCTAAAGATTTAACTGAAGAACAACTTAGTGCAATTCGTGAAGCTGCTAAAGATTACTTAACCGAAGGTGATTTGAACCGTGAGGTAACATTAAACATCAAGCGTTTAATGGAAATTAAATGCTACCGTGGCATTAGACACCGTAAAGGTTTACCAGTAAGAGGCCAATGTACACAAAAGAACGCACGTACACGTAAGGGTCCTCGGAAAACAGTGGCTGGTAAAAAAGGTAAATAG
- the rpmJ gene encoding 50S ribosomal protein L36, which yields MKVRASVKKMCKDCRIIKRKGIIRVICQLPKHKQRQG from the coding sequence ATGAAAGTTAGAGCAAGTGTTAAAAAAATGTGTAAAGATTGTAGAATTATCAAGCGTAAAGGCATTATTAGAGTAATTTGCCAATTGCCAAAACACAAACAAAGACAAGGATAG
- the infA gene encoding translation initiation factor IF-1, protein MAKDAIKLKAVVTQAHSMDEYEVELENGTKIKAHISGKMRVNKIRILPGDTVDVEMSPYNLNLGRITYRHK, encoded by the coding sequence GTGGCCAAAGATGCTATTAAACTAAAAGCTGTTGTTACACAAGCTCACTCAATGGATGAATATGAAGTTGAACTTGAAAACGGCACTAAAATCAAAGCTCACATCTCGGGTAAAATGAGAGTTAACAAAATCAGGATTTTACCAGGAGATACAGTGGATGTAGAAATGAGTCCCTATAATTTAAATTTAGGACGCATTACCTACAGACATAAATAA
- the map gene encoding type I methionyl aminopeptidase, with protein MITIKSPAEIEKITKSCAILAEVKQVVYDFIRPGVSLKEIDSIAFNEIVKRNATPAFKGLYGFPATACISVNAELIHGIPTNYVLKNGDLVSVDLGCIYQGYNSDSAFTKSVGTITPANQKLIDVAQQAFEAGLNAIKPGARVGDISFAIGQVIKQNHLYTPSNFCGHGIGLALHEDPEVPNDGVPGTGALLRDGMVICIEPMILQKDARTYIKPDGWTVVAKSGLNSSHYEHTVLIKDGKGVVLTKGI; from the coding sequence ATGATTACAATTAAAAGCCCAGCTGAAATTGAAAAAATTACTAAAAGTTGTGCCATTCTGGCAGAAGTCAAACAAGTAGTTTATGACTTTATAAGACCAGGCGTTTCATTAAAAGAAATAGATTCAATCGCTTTTAATGAAATTGTAAAGAGAAATGCAACCCCTGCCTTTAAAGGTTTATATGGTTTCCCAGCCACAGCTTGCATTTCAGTAAACGCAGAATTGATTCACGGTATCCCTACAAATTATGTGCTTAAAAATGGTGACTTAGTTAGTGTTGATTTAGGTTGCATTTACCAGGGATACAACAGTGATAGTGCTTTCACAAAAAGCGTGGGAACTATCACTCCAGCTAACCAAAAATTAATTGATGTTGCCCAACAAGCCTTTGAAGCAGGTTTAAATGCGATCAAGCCTGGTGCGAGGGTTGGTGACATTAGTTTTGCAATTGGTCAAGTAATTAAACAAAACCACCTTTACACACCGTCTAATTTTTGTGGACACGGCATTGGTTTAGCCTTGCACGAAGATCCAGAAGTTCCAAACGATGGTGTTCCTGGCACAGGTGCTTTGCTTCGTGATGGCATGGTAATTTGCATTGAACCAATGATTTTGCAAAAAGATGCCAGAACTTACATAAAACCAGATGGTTGAACAGTTGTAGCTAAGTCAGGCTTAAATTCAAGTCACTACGAACACACTGTACTCATCAAAGACGGTAAAGGTGTAGTTTTAACGAAAGGAATTTAA